Proteins from a genomic interval of Kitasatospora herbaricolor:
- a CDS encoding PH-like domain-containing protein, producing the protein MSGPTTTALTLLARQTPLAQEKARVTDWPSYIGWAVGLLIVIGLIYWLMRQGWNWRRTLQSGLPALPAVPADAGPVILESSGRYHGTTTAGNWLDRIVAHGLGTRSRAELTLGERGLLVLRPGDVDLWIPAEQLAGARTDSGIAGKVVPAGLLVVTWSLEGTALDSGFRADHPDEHAAWVEAVNELATRTTKTKTEEAAT; encoded by the coding sequence GTGAGCGGCCCGACCACGACGGCCCTCACCCTGCTCGCCCGGCAGACCCCGCTGGCCCAGGAGAAGGCCAGGGTCACCGACTGGCCGTCCTACATCGGCTGGGCCGTCGGCCTGCTGATCGTGATCGGCCTGATCTACTGGCTGATGCGCCAGGGCTGGAACTGGCGCCGCACCCTGCAGTCCGGCCTGCCCGCGCTGCCCGCCGTGCCGGCGGACGCCGGCCCGGTCATCCTGGAGTCCAGCGGCCGCTACCACGGCACCACCACCGCCGGGAACTGGCTGGACCGGATCGTGGCCCACGGCCTCGGCACCCGCAGCCGCGCCGAGCTGACCCTCGGCGAGCGGGGCCTGCTGGTCCTGCGCCCCGGTGACGTGGACCTCTGGATCCCGGCCGAGCAACTGGCCGGCGCCCGGACGGACTCCGGCATCGCCGGCAAGGTCGTCCCGGCCGGACTGCTGGTCGTCACCTGGAGCCTGGAGGGCACCGCCCTGGACTCCGGGTTCCGGGCCGACCACCCGGACGAACACGCCGCCTGGGTCGAGGCGGTCAACGAACTCGCAACACGTACGACGAAGACGAAGACGGAAGAGGCCGCCACATGA
- the carA gene encoding glutamine-hydrolyzing carbamoyl-phosphate synthase small subunit, which translates to MTAPAPTTLRLRRERVPAVLVLEDGRTFHGQAYGAVGETFGEAVFNTGMSGYQETLTDPSYHRQVVVMTAPQIGNTGWNDEDDESRRIWVAGFVVRDPARVPSNWRSLRPLDEELATQGVVGISGIDTRALTRHLRERGAMRVGIFSGPALADEQVLLSRVLQAPEMKGADLCAEVATTEPYVVPAVGEKRFTVAAVDLGIKAMTPQRMAERGIEVHVLPANSTVEDIYAVNPDGVFFSNGPGDPATADHQVAVMQGVLERRTPLFGICFGNQILGRALGFGTYKLKYGHRGINQPVQDRTTGKVEVTAHNHGFAVNAPLDKVSDTPYGRAEVSHVCLNDDVVEGLQCLDTPAFSVQYHPEAAAGPHDAAYLFDRFVDLMAGAPAARTTAGS; encoded by the coding sequence ATGACCGCACCTGCCCCCACCACGCTGCGCTTGAGGCGGGAGCGAGTGCCCGCCGTCCTCGTCCTGGAGGACGGCCGGACCTTCCACGGCCAGGCCTACGGCGCGGTCGGCGAGACCTTCGGCGAGGCGGTCTTCAACACCGGCATGTCCGGCTACCAGGAGACCCTCACCGACCCCTCGTACCACCGCCAGGTGGTCGTGATGACCGCCCCGCAGATCGGCAACACCGGCTGGAACGACGAGGACGACGAGTCCCGGCGGATCTGGGTCGCCGGCTTCGTCGTCCGCGACCCCGCCCGGGTGCCGTCCAACTGGCGCTCGCTGCGCCCGCTGGACGAGGAGCTCGCCACCCAGGGCGTGGTCGGCATCAGCGGCATCGACACCCGCGCCCTCACCCGCCACCTGCGCGAGCGCGGCGCGATGCGGGTCGGCATCTTCTCCGGCCCGGCGCTCGCCGACGAGCAGGTGCTGCTCTCCCGGGTGCTGCAGGCCCCCGAGATGAAGGGCGCGGACCTCTGCGCCGAGGTCGCCACCACCGAGCCGTACGTCGTGCCGGCCGTGGGCGAGAAGCGCTTCACCGTCGCCGCCGTGGACCTCGGCATCAAGGCGATGACCCCGCAGCGGATGGCCGAGCGCGGCATCGAGGTGCACGTGCTGCCGGCGAACTCCACCGTCGAGGACATCTACGCGGTGAACCCGGACGGCGTGTTCTTCTCCAACGGCCCGGGCGACCCGGCCACCGCCGACCACCAGGTCGCGGTGATGCAGGGCGTGCTGGAGCGCAGGACCCCGCTGTTCGGCATCTGCTTCGGCAACCAGATCCTCGGCCGCGCGCTGGGCTTCGGCACCTACAAGCTGAAGTACGGCCACCGGGGCATCAACCAGCCCGTCCAGGACCGCACCACCGGCAAGGTGGAGGTCACCGCGCACAACCACGGCTTCGCCGTGAACGCGCCGCTGGACAAGGTCAGCGACACCCCGTACGGGCGCGCCGAGGTCTCCCACGTCTGCCTCAACGACGACGTGGTCGAGGGCCTGCAGTGCCTGGACACGCCCGCCTTCAGCGTGCAGTACCACCCGGAGGCCGCCGCGGGCCCGCACGACGCCGCGTACCTCTTCGACCGCTTTGTCGACTTGATGGCCGGCGCCCCGGCCGCCCGCACCACCGCAGGGAGCTGA